Within Saccharomonospora cyanea NA-134, the genomic segment TAGGGACTGCGGGCCGGGCGACACCGGTCGAGATCGGCTCCCAATCGACGGGTGGCCTCGGCCTCCGTCAACCCCGCCACGAACGTGACGTCCGACAGGTAGACGAACCAGTCCCCGACCCAGCTGTAGGAGTGGATCAGGGAGTTCGCCCGCTGCCGGGCCAGCCGCTCGGCGTCGGTGATCGCCGGGGCGCCGGGAAGGCCGCGGAAAAGATCCGCGAGCGGCCCGTCGAGGGCGTAGCGGCCGGGCGACCATCCCGACACGACGGGGGCCCAGGGAGCAGCTCCCGCACGGAGCAGGGCCTCGACGGCATCGCGGTGGCCGTACCGCACCGCCAGCCACAGCGGGGTCGCACCGGACGCGTCGCGCGCGTCGACCCGCGCGCCGTGTGCGAGCAGGGTTTCCACGACTTCCACCGGTGCCTCGTTGAGGACCGCCTCGTGCAACGGAGTGCTCGAACCGGTCAGGCGTGCGTTCACGTCAGCGCCCTCGGCCAGCCGTGCTTCCACTTCGGCCGGGTCACGCCAGCCGTGACCGGCCGTCTCCCGCCATGGCACAGACATCCCACTCGTCCTTCCAACCCGGCAACGTCGTCCGGGACGTTAGGACGACCCACCGACACTTCTGCCGGGGACCCTGTGACGAGTGCTGCCGCCCGTCCGGCCACGGGGAGGCCGCCCGGTTTGTCGGGGGCTGCGGCTAACGTCTCCGGCATCGAACGAACAGTCGAACGAAACAACGGTGTCGAAGGGAACGCGGTGCGTCGGTTGGAGTTGGTCAAGGGCACCTCGGCGAAGTTCTGGGAGGGGGCGCGCGACGGGTGCACAGTGACTGTCCGATGGGGCCGGATCGGCACCGGCGGCCAGAGCAATCGCCGTGAGTTCGGTGACGAGTCGGCCGCTCAGTCCTTTCTCGACAAACAGATCGCCGAGAAGGTCCGCAAGGGCTACTCGGAGTCCGCCACGGAACCGCAGGGCGCGGAACCACAGGACACGGAACCACGAGACGAAACCGAGGAGTCGGTGCCGGTACCGAGCGGTGAACACGAGTCCGTGTTCGACCTCGACGAGGACGCCTTCGTCCCGTCTCCGGCGCTCACCCGCGGCTTTCTCGCACGCCGTGATCGCCTGGTCACCGAACGCCGCCCCGACCCGGCTGCCGCCGGTTTCCTGGCGGACCACCTCGAACGGGACGCCGCGAAGGGGGGACAGGCGTTCCGTTCCCCGGACACCGATCCCGAACTCCGCGATGCCGCTCACCGTTACCTGGCGGGCGAGGCGGACCCGGTGGGTGCGGCCGTCCACGCGACCACCGCGCATTCGTGGTACC encodes:
- a CDS encoding ankyrin repeat domain-containing protein encodes the protein MSVPWRETAGHGWRDPAEVEARLAEGADVNARLTGSSTPLHEAVLNEAPVEVVETLLAHGARVDARDASGATPLWLAVRYGHRDAVEALLRAGAAPWAPVVSGWSPGRYALDGPLADLFRGLPGAPAITDAERLARQRANSLIHSYSWVGDWFVYLSDVTFVAGLTEAEATRRLGADLDRCRPARSPYHGLWDEPDPDTVEEGDEEEPPGHFDVYLGSHDGGVCLLGQGAATSAACRSLSEGTRLATVFLNEAKAICNVRCWEDGAERYSTDPVDLARNDREEEWLYRFGDAAHHSAYEARALALMSHHTGVGITEEWLLHGPMRGIVLPGP